A part of Liolophura sinensis isolate JHLJ2023 chromosome 1, CUHK_Ljap_v2, whole genome shotgun sequence genomic DNA contains:
- the LOC135468303 gene encoding RNA demethylase ALKBH5-like has protein sequence MMAAGYVDLREKLLSPHRFHSTSQSRGHKRAYSEEGYISRDVHVSDHGAPRSKYDHQSLSEREEELRKIHTGIRQRRLFSVEECEKIEAKIDEVVVTANNGQYKKHTVDRAPLRNKYFFGEGYTYGSQLEKRGPGMERLYPKGEVDEVPGWVHELVVKPLCDAKIVPKGFINSAVINDYMPGGCIVSHIDPPHIFERPIVSVSFFSDSALSFGCKFTFKPIRVSKPVLCLPIDRGCVTAISGYAADEITHCIRPQDVVKRRAVIILRRVRDDAPRLGPSVEPGVGPPGECKDTDSDSNSDCKHKPYRTVIAHSKTSQEQKAQRKNSIEESKSSKIFSKVVPLSKKRANSSDSSSGTFESSSDSESSDSDPSPPPMKLARQTAASSHSHRDKERKPRGKSSHREVRLPKTHYR, from the exons ATGATGGCAGCGGGATACGTTGATTTGAGAGAGAAGCTCTTGTCACCACACCGATTTCACTCCACATCTCAGTCACGGGGACACAAACGAGCGTACAGCGAGGAGGGTTACATCTCTCGCGATGTGCATGTCTCAGATCATGGTGCGCCGAGATCAAAATATGATCATCAGAGCCTGTCAGAGCGAGAAGAGGAGCTGCGCAAAATCCACACTGGCATACGACAACGACGTCTGTTCAGCGTGGAAGAGTGCGAGAAAATTGAGGCGAAAATCGACGAAGTCGTCGTGACAGCTAACAACGGCCAGTACAAAAAACACACGGTTGATAGAGCACCGCTGCGCAATAAGTATTTCTTTGGGGAAGGTTACACGTACGGTTCACAGTTGGAAAAACGAGGCCCTGGTATGGAAAGGTTGTACCCGAAAGGTGAAGTTGACGAAGTGCCGGGCTGGGTGCATGAACTGGTCGTCAAGCCGCTCTGTGATGCTAAAATTGTACCCAAGGGCTTTATAAACAGTGCAGTGATCAATGACTACATGCCCGGTGGCTGTATCGTGTCACACATAGATCCACCTCATATATTTGAACGGCCAATCGTGTCGGTGTCGTTTTTCAGTGACAGTGCATTATCGTTTGggtgtaaatttacattcaaaccCATCAGGGTATCAAAGCCTGTTTTGTGCCTACCCATAGATAGAGGATGTGTAACAGCTATAAG TGGATATGCAGCTGATGAAATAACCCACTGTATAAGACCTCAAGATGTTGTGAAAAGAAGGGCTGTTATCATCTTAAGAAG GGTTAGGGATGACGCCCCACGGTTAGGACCATCTGTAGAGCCTGGTGTTGGACCCCCAGGGGAATGCAAAGACACAGATAGTGACAGCAACTCAGACTGTAAACACAAGCCTTATCGTACTGTGATTGCACATTCTAAGACTTCCCAAGAGCAGAAGGCTCAGCGAAAAAACAGTATTGAAGAAtcaaaaagttcaaaaatattttctaaagtGGTACCCTTGTCAAAGAAGAGAGCAAACAGTTCTGATTCTAGCAGCGGTACCTTTGAGAGTAGCTCAGACAGCGAGTCCTCTGATTCAGACCCATCCCCTCCACCGATGAAGCTAGCCCGACAAACAGCAGCATCTTCCCACAGCCACAGGGACAAGGAGAGGAAGCCCAGGGGAAAGTCATCCCACCGTGAGGTTCGCTTACCCAAGACACATTACAGGTAG
- the LOC135462067 gene encoding 17-beta-hydroxysteroid dehydrogenase type 6-like: protein MATRKLIGTILAVVALFTFFFSWHVLRLIGLESWVPGWLVWLSLAGASLAFLLGDGSTSETVEPRGKAVFITGCDSGFGHNLAKRLDRLGFTVFAGCLFPDKDGAQSLKRETSDRLQLIPCDVTDDWQVQQALHTVTNNLGSCELWALVNNAGIAVFSEIEWCTVQQFQRLLDVNVIGVVRVTKAFLPSIRRCGGRVINIASLAGRFTIPAFTGYSMSKVACVAFSDGLRREMDKFGVRVITVEPGLYRTPISSPDYLVDMNRKNWAETPTEIKEDYGQEYFDAFLKNLKAHVNNARPNVDEVIDLMVEAVVTEDPKTRYVPYWLSYIRSSIIMYLPTSLADRLFKSYTCKAEVARTPKTPKTPKGGEKKFF, encoded by the exons ATGGCGACCAGAAAGCTAATCGGAACAATCCTGGCCGTAGTAGCCTTGTTTACTTTCTTCTTTTCCTGGCATGTTTTGAGGTTGATCGGCTTGGAATCGTGGGTACCGGGTTGGCTGGTCTGGCTGAGCCTGGCTGGAGCTTCTCTCGCGTTCCTCCTGGGGGACGGCTCCACATCAGAGACGGTAGAGCCTCGTGGGAAGGCTGTGTTCATCACAG GCTGCGATAGTGGCTTTGGACATAACTTGGCGAAGAGGTTGGACAGATTGGGATTCACCGTTTTCGCGGGTTGTCTGTTTCCTGACAAAGATGGTGCGCAATCTCTGAAGAGGGAGACATCGGACCGCCTTCAGTTGAttccttgtgacgtcacagatgaTTGGCAGGTTCAACAAGCTTTGCACACGGTCACCAACAATCTTGGATCCTGTG AGTTATGGGCCTTGGTTAACAATGCCGGGATAGCGGTATTCTCGGAGATTGAATGGTGTACAGTGCAGCAATTCCAGCGTCTGCTTGATGTGAACGTGATTGGGGTAGTGCGGGTAACCAAGGCTTTTCTGCCCTCCATCAGACGATGTGGTGGCCGTGTTATCAACATAGCCAGCCTGGCAG GGCGATTTACCATACCCGCCTTTACTGGTTATTCCATGTCTAAAGTGGCTTGTGTGGCCTTCTCAGATGGGCTACGCAGAGAAATGGATAAATTTGGGGTTCGAGTTATCACAGTGGAACCCGGCCTTTACAG AACACCCATCTCTTCGCCGGATTATCTTGTCGATATGAACCGGAAGAACTGGGCGGAAACACCAACCGAAATCAAGGAGGATTATGGGCAGGAGTATTTTGACGCCTTTCTGAAAAACCTCAAGGCCCACGTGAACAATGCACGTCCTAACGTGGATGAAGTGATCGATCTGATGGTGGAGGCGGTGGTGACGGAGGACCCCAAGACCCGCTATGTGCCCTACTGGCTGTCTTATATCCGCTCTTCCATTATCATGTACCTTCCTACGTCACTGGCCGACAGATTATTCAAATCTTACACCTGTAAAGCTGAAGTAGCACGCACACCCAAAACGCCAAAGACGcctaaaggtggagaaaagaaATTCTTTTAG